A genomic stretch from Anaerohalosphaeraceae bacterium includes:
- the xrt gene encoding exosortase, with protein MAASQTILKDSKALILIGEPDFGRCPLASRVHRAFWPLGGKPVLLRLVEHIIGQGIRRIEICSSERNRSELESLQFGSGADVRVRLETLPRGTAGTIHDVLVSEPPETVLFVFNGAMMTPPCLSELLEEHRKKGGRLTFFFQPTDTADLFEDAEIYLCQPEIVRLIPSEGYFDLKENLVPVLVKEGFVIACANLKKPTGTYRTWREYRDSMRGYFVSLENGDIGLPEFSKHPSIPLWTGENVQIAPTVSVTGPVLIGKDSVVKEGSFLFGPLMIEPDVWIGPHSTVSSCILGPQATVGADSYIDRCVLGKGAVIAPRTEASDKLIVSSPGRMADLKERVRRRLVRREQLRQEATLSSLLAKPWGGVWAVLLSGLVLFVLISVYWNPTLIDLWRVWMRSDEYSSGILVPVLAAYLLWDRKKKLLDCPIRPFPPAFFILLSVQVLRLGALLIGSGTFERLSFFLTIGSLLWMILGWPCFKKIYPIWLYLYLMFPLPKFVEWKITIPLQKWATISAVFCLETLGFNVIREGNIININGTLVAVAEACNGLRMLTAFFVVSGFIVLICRRPLWEKVLIFVSSVPIALLCNTVRLALTAIAFLYLEGQDWEKTFHDYGGLAMMPLAVALTVLELWFLSKLFIHPTETVPLIVQRRKKKEL; from the coding sequence ATGGCCGCAAGTCAAACCATTCTGAAAGACAGCAAAGCACTGATTCTGATCGGGGAGCCGGATTTCGGCCGCTGTCCGCTGGCCAGCCGTGTTCACAGAGCCTTTTGGCCGCTGGGCGGCAAACCGGTTCTTTTGCGGCTGGTGGAACATATTATCGGACAGGGAATCCGGCGAATTGAGATTTGCAGTTCAGAGCGGAATCGAAGCGAGCTGGAATCTCTGCAGTTTGGGTCCGGGGCGGATGTGAGGGTGCGGCTGGAGACGCTTCCACGGGGAACTGCAGGGACTATCCATGATGTTTTGGTGTCGGAACCGCCTGAAACGGTTCTTTTTGTCTTCAATGGAGCTATGATGACCCCCCCGTGTCTTTCTGAACTGCTGGAAGAGCACCGGAAAAAAGGGGGGCGGCTTACGTTCTTTTTCCAGCCGACAGATACAGCGGACCTCTTTGAAGATGCAGAGATTTATCTCTGTCAGCCCGAGATTGTTCGTCTGATTCCTTCCGAAGGTTATTTTGATTTAAAAGAAAATCTGGTGCCTGTGCTTGTAAAGGAAGGGTTCGTAATTGCTTGTGCAAATCTAAAAAAACCTACCGGCACATATCGGACGTGGAGAGAATATCGGGATTCGATGCGAGGGTATTTTGTTTCTCTGGAGAATGGGGACATCGGTCTGCCGGAGTTTTCCAAGCACCCCTCTATTCCTTTGTGGACAGGCGAAAATGTTCAAATAGCACCGACAGTGTCTGTGACAGGTCCTGTTTTGATAGGGAAAGACTCTGTTGTAAAAGAAGGAAGTTTCCTTTTTGGTCCTTTGATGATTGAGCCCGATGTGTGGATAGGGCCGCATTCCACTGTTAGTTCGTGTATCCTTGGTCCGCAGGCAACGGTGGGGGCCGATTCTTATATTGACCGCTGTGTTTTAGGAAAAGGGGCTGTGATTGCCCCTCGCACAGAAGCATCTGATAAACTGATTGTGTCATCCCCGGGAAGAATGGCCGATTTGAAAGAAAGAGTCCGAAGACGTCTGGTTCGGCGTGAACAACTTCGGCAGGAGGCAACACTCTCTTCTTTGTTAGCCAAACCCTGGGGAGGAGTTTGGGCTGTTCTTTTATCTGGACTTGTCCTGTTCGTTTTAATTTCAGTCTATTGGAATCCTACTTTAATTGACCTTTGGCGGGTTTGGATGCGCAGTGATGAATATTCCAGCGGGATTCTTGTGCCTGTTTTAGCGGCTTACCTTCTCTGGGACAGGAAAAAGAAACTTTTGGACTGTCCAATCCGTCCTTTTCCGCCGGCTTTTTTCATACTTTTGTCGGTGCAGGTACTTCGGTTGGGGGCTCTTCTGATCGGCTCCGGGACCTTCGAGCGACTCTCTTTTTTTCTAACCATTGGGAGTCTTCTCTGGATGATTTTAGGTTGGCCATGTTTTAAGAAGATATACCCCATCTGGTTGTACTTGTATTTGATGTTTCCGCTGCCGAAGTTTGTAGAATGGAAAATAACCATTCCCCTTCAGAAGTGGGCGACAATTTCCGCCGTTTTTTGTCTGGAAACTTTGGGTTTTAACGTGATTCGTGAAGGGAATATTATTAATATCAATGGGACTCTTGTAGCTGTAGCGGAGGCCTGCAACGGCCTGCGAATGCTGACGGCCTTTTTTGTCGTAAGCGGTTTTATTGTTTTGATTTGCAGACGACCGCTTTGGGAAAAGGTCTTAATCTTTGTTTCCAGTGTGCCGATAGCATTATTGTGCAATACGGTCCGCCTGGCATTAACGGCGATTGCTTTCTTGTATTTGGAAGGACAGGACTGGGAAAAAACCTTTCATGATTACGGCGGTCTGGCAATGATGCCTTTGGCGGTGGCCTTGACAGTTCTGGAACTTTGGTTTCTTTCAAAATTGTTTATTCATCCGACCGAGACTGTACCCTTGATTGTGCAACGGCGAAAAAAGAAAGAACTGTAG
- a CDS encoding GDP-mannose 4,6-dehydratase — protein MHYLITGGAGFIGSHLAESLLLGGHTVTVIDDLSTGNIRNIQALMPNPCFRFVYDSVRNEGLMNQLAESCDVIVHLAAAVGVRLIVERPVHTIETNIHGTEVVLAAANRFRKKVLLASTSEVYGKSEAIPFHEDDDTVLGSTRFSRWSYACSKAIDEFLGLAYHQQYGLPVVIVRLFNTVGPRQTGQYGMVIPRFVERALRNEPLEIYGSGKQTRCFCCVFDVVRALEDLLNCPSACGQVFNLGSDEEISIEELADRIIAMTQSRSVKVFRKYEEVYGRPFDDMIRRVPSLERIRQAIHFQPTYTLDDTLRLIIEEIKGRLNAHQG, from the coding sequence ATGCATTATTTGATTACCGGCGGGGCAGGATTTATTGGGTCGCATCTGGCGGAGTCGCTTCTGCTGGGAGGACATACGGTTACGGTAATTGATGATTTAAGTACCGGAAATATCCGGAATATTCAGGCCCTTATGCCCAACCCCTGCTTTCGATTTGTCTATGATTCCGTTCGCAACGAAGGGCTGATGAACCAGTTGGCCGAGTCCTGCGATGTGATTGTACATCTGGCGGCGGCGGTGGGGGTCCGGCTGATTGTGGAGCGGCCGGTTCATACGATTGAAACCAATATTCACGGCACAGAGGTGGTTCTGGCGGCGGCCAATCGTTTCCGCAAGAAAGTGCTTCTGGCTTCCACCAGCGAGGTTTATGGAAAAAGCGAGGCGATCCCGTTCCATGAGGATGATGATACCGTGCTGGGCAGTACGCGTTTCAGCCGCTGGTCGTATGCATGCAGCAAGGCCATTGATGAATTTTTGGGGCTGGCCTATCATCAGCAGTACGGGCTGCCGGTGGTGATTGTCCGTTTGTTTAATACAGTAGGGCCTCGCCAGACAGGGCAGTATGGGATGGTAATTCCGCGTTTTGTGGAAAGGGCTCTTCGGAATGAGCCGCTGGAGATTTACGGCAGCGGCAAACAAACCCGCTGTTTCTGCTGTGTGTTTGATGTGGTTCGGGCTCTGGAGGACCTGCTGAATTGTCCGTCTGCCTGCGGACAGGTGTTTAACCTCGGTTCAGATGAGGAAATCAGCATTGAGGAGCTTGCAGACCGGATTATAGCAATGACGCAAAGCCGCAGTGTGAAGGTATTTCGCAAGTATGAGGAGGTGTACGGCAGGCCTTTTGATGATATGATTCGTCGTGTTCCGTCTTTGGAGCGAATTCGTCAGGCGATTCACTTTCAGCCGACTTATACTTTGGACGACACGCTTCGGCTGATTATTGAAGAAATAAAAGGGCGTCTGAATGCCCATCAGGGATAG
- a CDS encoding acyltransferase, whose amino-acid sequence MNASRNNTIRPSSYNYIFVEWLRIFAAFGIVVFHAYDRQTGLIRSIGYFGLPAFLSIFSALLFERSSLFGSFPTFLLKRARRLLLPWVFWSCIYLLLAFVKTYWIHKPESFGLSILTFLTGTSIHLWYLPYAFLASILIYGLIWLRPKLGRSFLFLCIAGFMGVLVFSSYGLKHWRLPVPFPQWVFGTPAVFYGLLLMSMYQSLPFRRRLAAGIFLVVGTEILLAALYEMGYSGLCISYAIACPLVGTVFLVSGENIPAASLALKGGELTYGIYLIHPLLLSFCRFILGESGSWLVVISVFAISLVFTYILKRTVLRIFV is encoded by the coding sequence ATGAACGCCAGTCGAAATAACACAATCAGACCTTCCTCTTACAATTATATTTTTGTGGAGTGGCTGCGTATTTTTGCGGCTTTTGGGATAGTTGTGTTTCATGCTTATGACAGGCAGACGGGATTGATTCGCTCGATCGGATATTTCGGACTGCCGGCTTTTCTGAGTATTTTTTCAGCTTTATTATTTGAGCGTTCCTCTCTTTTCGGTTCCTTTCCGACGTTTTTGCTTAAGAGAGCCCGGCGGCTGCTGCTCCCCTGGGTATTCTGGTCTTGTATTTATTTGCTGCTTGCTTTTGTAAAAACCTATTGGATTCATAAACCGGAATCTTTCGGGCTTTCCATCCTGACATTCTTAACGGGAACCAGTATTCATTTATGGTATCTGCCTTATGCATTTTTGGCATCGATTCTGATTTATGGTCTTATTTGGCTGCGGCCGAAATTGGGGCGATCATTCCTGTTTCTTTGCATCGCAGGATTTATGGGGGTCCTGGTCTTTTCCTCCTACGGCTTAAAGCACTGGCGGTTGCCGGTTCCTTTTCCTCAATGGGTATTTGGCACCCCTGCTGTTTTTTACGGACTGCTTCTGATGAGCATGTACCAATCTCTTCCGTTTCGAAGACGCTTGGCAGCGGGCATTTTTCTGGTGGTTGGTACAGAAATTCTTTTGGCGGCTTTGTATGAAATGGGCTACAGCGGTCTCTGCATTTCCTATGCGATTGCCTGCCCTTTGGTGGGGACGGTGTTCTTGGTGAGCGGGGAAAACATCCCGGCCGCTTCCCTGGCCCTGAAGGGGGGAGAATTGACATACGGCATCTATCTGATTCACCCGCTTCTTTTGTCTTTTTGCCGGTTCATTCTGGGGGAGTCGGGTTCGTGGTTGGTTGTCATTTCAGTCTTTGCAATCTCTCTGGTTTTTACCTATATTCTGAAACGAACCGTGCTGAGAATCTTTGTATAA
- a CDS encoding MBOAT family O-acyltransferase → MLFNSYVFGIFFLVVYSLYLLSQRHYKVQNLILLAASYLFYGWWDVRFLFLIILSTVVDYLCSLGIDRKDIPIRYRIAAYGSLLIAYAGFVLVNWDVFLSDKGPAGIDSGSGLILWTTWRGWGLLLLVVNIAGFEILRGFGRRLPSETVRKMYLIYSVTVNLAILGFFKYFHFFTDNLRILLENLFHYTLNDWTVRVVLPVGISFFTFQTMSHTIDVYRRKIPASESLIELAVYVAFFPQLVAGPIERGEHLLPQFQRPRILSREAFREGLWLIVWGLYKKVVVADNLARLVNQAFGPYDKGQFSAGSTDGLYLLLAVYAFAFQIYGDFSGYTDIARGTAKLMGFDIMLNFNLPYFSKTPSEFWQRWHISLSSWLRDYLYIPLGGNRSGTWMTYRNLLITMLLGGLWHGAAWTFVLWGAFHGLILVIYRVFSVGTQRRGFFLSLLQGLLMFHLVCLGWLLFRSQNLPTVWLILRSILSDFSFTLQGIEAGKELVYYVWFLAAFQVFQYFSGDLWPIRRWPWMLRAAVWVYLGMSLLRLSAPGGQEFIYFAF, encoded by the coding sequence ATGCTTTTTAACAGCTATGTATTCGGCATTTTTTTTCTGGTTGTGTACAGCCTTTATCTTCTTTCTCAAAGACACTACAAAGTCCAGAATTTAATCCTGCTGGCTGCCAGTTATCTTTTTTACGGCTGGTGGGATGTCCGTTTTTTATTTCTGATTATCCTTTCTACCGTGGTGGATTATTTGTGTTCGCTGGGAATTGACCGAAAGGATATTCCAATTCGGTATCGAATTGCTGCTTACGGAAGTCTTTTGATTGCTTATGCCGGATTTGTCCTGGTGAACTGGGATGTTTTTCTTTCAGACAAAGGTCCTGCCGGTATCGATTCGGGTTCTGGGCTGATTTTATGGACGACCTGGCGAGGTTGGGGACTTTTGCTGCTGGTCGTGAATATAGCAGGATTCGAAATACTGAGGGGGTTCGGACGACGGCTGCCAAGCGAGACCGTCCGAAAAATGTATCTGATTTATTCGGTGACGGTAAATTTGGCAATTCTCGGATTTTTCAAATATTTTCATTTCTTTACGGATAATCTCCGGATTCTTCTGGAAAATCTGTTTCATTATACACTGAATGACTGGACGGTTCGGGTTGTTCTTCCCGTCGGCATATCCTTTTTCACATTTCAAACAATGAGTCATACAATCGATGTCTATCGTCGGAAAATTCCTGCCTCGGAGTCCTTGATTGAACTGGCGGTCTATGTGGCATTTTTCCCGCAGCTGGTGGCGGGGCCGATTGAACGGGGCGAGCATCTTCTGCCTCAATTTCAAAGACCGAGGATTCTGAGCCGGGAAGCTTTTCGGGAGGGGCTCTGGCTGATTGTCTGGGGACTTTATAAAAAAGTTGTGGTGGCCGACAATTTGGCCCGCCTGGTGAATCAGGCATTTGGCCCTTATGACAAAGGACAGTTTTCGGCCGGTTCGACAGACGGGCTTTATCTTTTGCTGGCTGTTTACGCGTTTGCTTTTCAGATTTATGGGGACTTTTCGGGTTATACGGATATCGCTCGAGGAACGGCCAAGCTGATGGGGTTTGACATTATGCTGAATTTTAATTTGCCGTATTTTTCGAAAACTCCTTCAGAGTTTTGGCAGCGATGGCATATCAGTCTGTCTTCCTGGCTTCGGGATTATCTTTATATTCCTTTGGGAGGAAATCGCAGCGGGACTTGGATGACGTACCGCAATCTGCTGATTACGATGCTGTTGGGAGGGCTTTGGCACGGAGCCGCCTGGACGTTTGTCTTGTGGGGTGCTTTCCACGGTCTGATTCTGGTTATCTATCGTGTTTTTTCAGTCGGAACTCAAAGGCGCGGATTTTTTCTTTCTCTTCTTCAAGGGCTCTTGATGTTCCATTTGGTCTGTCTGGGCTGGCTGCTGTTTCGGTCGCAAAATCTTCCGACTGTATGGCTTATTCTGAGGTCGATTTTAAGCGATTTTTCTTTTACTCTGCAGGGAATAGAAGCCGGAAAGGAACTGGTGTATTACGTCTGGTTCCTGGCGGCTTTTCAGGTTTTTCAGTATTTTTCCGGAGATCTATGGCCGATTCGCCGATGGCCCTGGATGCTCCGAGCCGCCGTCTGGGTTTATCTCGGGATGTCTCTGCTGAGACTGTCCGCTCCGGGGGGACAGGAGTTTATTTATTTCGCATTTTAG
- a CDS encoding GDSL-type esterase/lipase family protein has product MKWLTAVLGLTAAVSLAVNVVCLRMLIRQYVLLRLDRSRTFCKLEPEIREDRPSILFLGDSRIAQWKPLPVFDGMDVLNLGCSGATSADLLQQVFRMRYPSQTRLAVIGVGINDMTVIGICPEKKEEVMAQCRKNFKEMIRCLQERQIAVLLLPILPPGKVGWFRGFLWSKEADIAIRRMNEEMAHLAESGVSAVLNCSELMDENGRLKACYAKDMLHWNTAAYQILNSAVKSEAVRLLGRSEP; this is encoded by the coding sequence GTGAAATGGCTGACGGCGGTTTTGGGGTTGACGGCAGCCGTTTCGCTGGCAGTCAATGTGGTCTGTTTGCGAATGCTTATTCGTCAGTATGTCCTGCTTCGTCTGGACCGTTCGAGGACCTTCTGCAAACTTGAGCCGGAAATCAGAGAGGACAGGCCTTCTATTCTTTTTCTTGGGGATTCTCGGATTGCTCAGTGGAAACCGCTGCCTGTTTTTGACGGGATGGACGTATTGAATCTCGGCTGCAGCGGGGCAACCAGTGCCGATTTGCTTCAGCAAGTTTTCCGGATGCGGTATCCCTCCCAGACTCGTTTGGCGGTAATCGGGGTCGGTATTAATGATATGACGGTGATTGGAATTTGCCCGGAGAAAAAAGAGGAGGTCATGGCTCAGTGCAGGAAAAATTTCAAGGAAATGATTCGCTGTCTTCAGGAAAGACAGATTGCGGTTCTTCTCCTGCCAATCCTTCCTCCTGGTAAAGTTGGATGGTTTCGGGGATTCCTTTGGTCGAAAGAGGCGGATATCGCCATCCGCCGGATGAATGAAGAAATGGCTCATCTGGCGGAAAGCGGAGTGTCGGCTGTATTGAATTGTTCCGAGTTAATGGATGAAAACGGCCGACTGAAGGCCTGTTATGCGAAAGATATGCTTCATTGGAATACAGCTGCCTATCAGATACTGAACTCAGCGGTCAAATCTGAAGCCGTGAGACTGTTGGGAAGGAGTGAGCCCTGA
- the pssE gene encoding PssE/Cps14G family polysaccharide biosynthesis glycosyltransferase, with protein sequence MIFLTIGTLDPFDRLVRMVDELAGAGSMPAEVLAQIGISTYQPKHIRWVSVLEKNEFDRIFDESEFVISHAGMGSILTAVSRRKPMIVVPRLKQYGEHVNDHQLDTARRFEEMGVVLTANTSSELKEKVRSIASFRPRWPESTRTNLVSRIRCYLETIQKEKEGSL encoded by the coding sequence ATGATTTTTCTGACGATCGGAACGCTTGACCCCTTTGACCGTCTGGTTCGGATGGTTGACGAACTGGCGGGGGCAGGAAGTATGCCTGCGGAGGTATTGGCCCAAATCGGCATCAGTACCTATCAGCCGAAGCATATTCGATGGGTTTCTGTCCTTGAAAAGAATGAATTTGACCGGATTTTTGACGAATCGGAATTTGTAATCAGCCATGCCGGAATGGGAAGCATTCTGACAGCTGTGTCGAGGCGAAAGCCGATGATTGTTGTGCCCAGACTGAAACAGTATGGCGAGCATGTGAATGATCATCAGCTGGATACAGCACGGAGGTTTGAGGAAATGGGGGTTGTTTTGACGGCCAACACTTCTTCCGAACTGAAGGAAAAGGTCCGGTCAATCGCCTCCTTCCGGCCCCGTTGGCCGGAGTCAACCCGTACGAATCTTGTGAGCCGAATTCGATGTTATCTGGAAACCATACAAAAGGAAAAAGAAGGTTCTTTGTGA
- a CDS encoding CapA family protein, producing the protein MSETVKLAFTGDVMCGDSFSLLGRGAASMIDRYGADFVPEVTVRLLRSHDLVLGNIECVLSDVGRREYSLRRLHMRGRPQTAFFLAQWGFTVGNVANNHILEQGLSAAADTAGQMKKAGLEVIGCGPSGDFRKGGTRLTRMVLKGQVFYLAGICLRQERYAFEGDGVLDDVLDKIRQVRREEPSAVVILSVHWGDELIEYPSVQQRQLADRFEKAGVHLVVGHHPHVVQGIDARKDSLIAYSLGNFIFDSYSEKTSWSVLFSVEAKDGRICSWKAIPIVRGEDFRPFPAPDEKRTFYEQEIARRNRLACEAIENPIRYDREYRRQVSVLCQESRRNLRHNLFRRFFRFSPVFWPQILLRPIQRRLGVW; encoded by the coding sequence ATGAGTGAAACGGTGAAATTGGCGTTTACCGGAGATGTGATGTGCGGGGATTCCTTCTCCTTGCTTGGGAGAGGGGCTGCTTCGATGATTGACCGTTATGGAGCTGATTTTGTTCCGGAGGTAACGGTCCGTCTTCTCCGTTCCCATGACTTGGTGCTTGGAAATATTGAATGTGTGCTTTCGGATGTCGGCCGCAGGGAGTACAGCTTACGGCGGCTTCATATGCGAGGGAGGCCTCAAACGGCCTTTTTTCTGGCTCAGTGGGGTTTTACGGTCGGAAATGTCGCGAACAATCATATTCTTGAACAAGGACTTTCCGCAGCAGCAGATACGGCAGGGCAAATGAAGAAAGCCGGTCTGGAGGTTATCGGCTGCGGGCCTTCGGGAGATTTTCGAAAAGGCGGTACTCGATTGACGCGAATGGTGCTGAAAGGGCAGGTTTTTTATCTTGCGGGCATTTGCCTTCGGCAGGAACGGTATGCTTTTGAGGGAGATGGGGTCCTTGATGATGTTCTGGATAAAATCAGACAGGTGCGGCGAGAAGAGCCGTCGGCCGTTGTGATACTGTCTGTTCATTGGGGGGATGAACTGATTGAATATCCTTCTGTGCAGCAGCGGCAGCTGGCGGATAGATTTGAAAAAGCCGGGGTTCATCTTGTTGTAGGTCATCATCCGCATGTTGTTCAGGGAATTGATGCAAGAAAAGATTCCCTGATTGCCTACAGTCTGGGGAATTTTATTTTTGACAGTTATTCAGAGAAAACCTCTTGGTCTGTTCTTTTCTCGGTGGAAGCGAAAGACGGCCGGATTTGCTCTTGGAAGGCAATTCCGATTGTGCGGGGAGAGGATTTCCGGCCTTTTCCGGCCCCGGATGAAAAGAGGACCTTTTATGAGCAGGAGATAGCCCGACGTAATCGGCTTGCCTGTGAAGCAATCGAAAATCCGATCCGCTACGATAGGGAGTACAGACGGCAGGTTTCCGTTCTTTGTCAGGAAAGTCGGCGGAATCTGCGGCATAATTTATTCAGGCGTTTTTTCAGGTTTTCCCCTGTTTTTTGGCCTCAGATTTTGCTCAGACCGATTCAACGACGATTGGGAGTGTGGTAA
- a CDS encoding glycosyltransferase, protein MTIEGQNILCFAPSDWWGMNPSCTTHIMKRLAGANRVLYVNPFSSDLLGVSRGKRRGFSQRLIRKAKSLSRWLRKPQEGLSVFSPFFIPIQGKGPVDSLNNRLLLWQIQAACRLSGLRNPILWLENLRAADLLPFFPNSLKIYHVSDLFSHDGYVANRSIQQQREEKITQKADLIICVSRELYELKKNQKSRVFYLPHGVDFELFHTAAEQRKIWEPLQAIPRPIAGYFGTLTDSNDIALWEYCAQQMPDVSFVLAGRVTAGDYSKLASMRNVHLTGFLPYETIPSLCAGFDVCMLNWKQSPWIYACNPLKAFEYMAAGKPIVSVPIRELEQYRDVVSIARNPQEYVHFLRWELQSDTPVRKERRIEIARSHDWNVHLNRLSEILQCVLDERRNE, encoded by the coding sequence ATGACAATCGAAGGTCAGAACATCCTTTGTTTCGCACCGTCGGATTGGTGGGGGATGAATCCGAGCTGCACCACCCATATTATGAAGCGGCTGGCGGGTGCAAATCGAGTCCTTTACGTCAATCCGTTCAGTTCCGACCTCCTCGGGGTCAGCAGAGGCAAACGCAGGGGATTTTCACAGCGGCTGATTCGAAAAGCCAAGAGCTTATCTCGATGGCTGCGCAAACCTCAGGAGGGGTTGTCTGTATTCAGCCCGTTTTTTATTCCGATTCAGGGAAAAGGGCCAGTGGATAGTCTGAATAACCGGCTGCTCCTGTGGCAGATTCAAGCGGCCTGCCGGCTGAGCGGTCTTCGGAATCCCATCTTGTGGCTGGAGAATCTTCGGGCAGCGGATTTGCTGCCGTTTTTTCCGAATTCTCTGAAAATCTATCATGTTTCCGACTTGTTTTCTCATGACGGATATGTTGCCAATCGGTCGATTCAGCAGCAGCGGGAGGAAAAGATTACACAGAAGGCGGATTTGATTATTTGTGTGTCGAGGGAATTGTATGAGTTGAAGAAAAATCAAAAATCCCGGGTTTTTTATCTGCCTCACGGGGTGGATTTTGAACTGTTTCATACGGCGGCGGAACAGCGGAAAATCTGGGAGCCCCTGCAGGCGATCCCTCGGCCGATTGCCGGCTATTTCGGAACCCTGACGGATTCCAATGATATTGCGCTCTGGGAGTATTGTGCACAGCAGATGCCGGATGTTTCGTTTGTTCTGGCTGGGCGGGTTACAGCCGGAGATTATTCGAAGCTGGCTTCGATGCGGAATGTGCATTTGACCGGTTTTCTTCCTTATGAGACGATTCCTTCTTTGTGTGCGGGTTTTGATGTATGCATGCTGAATTGGAAGCAAAGCCCGTGGATTTATGCCTGCAATCCGCTGAAGGCCTTTGAATATATGGCAGCCGGCAAACCGATTGTTTCCGTGCCGATTCGGGAACTTGAGCAGTATCGGGATGTTGTGAGCATTGCTCGAAATCCCCAAGAGTATGTCCATTTTCTTCGATGGGAACTTCAGTCGGATACACCTGTTCGAAAAGAACGTCGGATTGAAATTGCCCGCAGTCATGATTGGAATGTTCATTTGAACCGTCTGTCAGAGATTCTTCAATGCGTTCTGGATGAGCGGCGGAATGAGTGA
- a CDS encoding sugar-transfer associated ATP-grasp domain-containing protein — MSLLLEHLCRIINSLRLVFGSPEELTYYPESERKSRLRIYLEQTAWMLRHQEISHFYYFYGCDRLNGPSPFHYGSKKKFIRYRDAVNARAQIGTHRINYNCLLQDKFLFGQYVGSLGFPTPRVLGLAGSGGVCLLNPIRQLSWEDFLQTQEGTFFVKDVLGERAQGVFQITVQSGTLFLGQEAVLLETLKPRLSPLNILQESVCQHPLMSEINPASVNTLRLVTVRSGKETIPLAAMVRLGAGKSFCDNLAEGGLAVGVDLADGRMMKWGFFKPGFGKKTERHPQTGFIFEKTRIPFFKEAVDAACRLHRFFYGTHSIGWDIAITEGGPTFLEGNNS, encoded by the coding sequence ATGAGTCTCTTGCTCGAACACCTTTGCCGAATTATCAATTCTCTTCGTCTGGTTTTTGGAAGCCCCGAAGAGTTGACGTATTACCCTGAATCTGAGCGAAAGTCGCGACTGCGCATTTATCTGGAACAGACTGCCTGGATGCTCCGGCATCAGGAAATCAGTCATTTTTATTATTTTTACGGATGCGACCGCTTGAACGGCCCCAGTCCGTTTCATTACGGGAGCAAGAAGAAATTTATTCGCTATCGGGATGCCGTCAACGCACGGGCTCAGATCGGAACGCATCGAATCAATTACAACTGTCTGCTTCAGGATAAGTTTCTTTTCGGGCAGTATGTGGGGAGTCTCGGATTTCCCACACCTCGTGTGTTAGGTCTGGCTGGTTCAGGGGGGGTTTGCCTTCTCAATCCGATCAGACAGCTCTCCTGGGAGGATTTTCTTCAAACGCAGGAGGGAACTTTTTTTGTGAAAGATGTTTTGGGAGAACGGGCTCAAGGTGTTTTTCAAATAACGGTCCAGTCGGGAACATTGTTTCTCGGACAGGAGGCTGTCTTGCTCGAAACGCTGAAGCCGCGGCTGAGTCCGCTGAATATTCTGCAGGAATCTGTTTGTCAGCATCCTTTGATGTCTGAAATAAATCCTGCTTCTGTTAATACCCTTCGGCTGGTTACAGTTCGCTCAGGCAAGGAGACAATTCCTCTGGCGGCTATGGTGCGTCTGGGAGCCGGCAAGTCCTTTTGCGATAATTTGGCGGAAGGAGGACTTGCCGTAGGAGTTGACTTGGCAGATGGAAGAATGATGAAGTGGGGATTTTTTAAACCCGGTTTCGGCAAGAAGACAGAGCGTCATCCTCAGACCGGCTTTATTTTTGAAAAAACCCGAATCCCCTTTTTTAAAGAGGCCGTCGATGCAGCCTGCCGTCTTCATCGATTTTTTTACGGAACCCATTCGATTGGATGGGACATAGCGATTACAGAAGGAGGACCGACTTTTCTGGAAGGCAATAACAGTTAG